One segment of Spirochaetota bacterium DNA contains the following:
- a CDS encoding (Fe-S)-binding protein, with product MAEHKEMLIDNSKIKNMLDQKKRMKYFLSVCASCGFCADSCFLYRNKKDPKYMPSYKAINSLGRMFKKKGRLEHDDLRNMKELIWGNCVLCGRCYCPLGIDISKMISWARTICRTQGVYERYDVDARGAKTE from the coding sequence ATGGCTGAACATAAAGAAATGCTGATTGATAATAGTAAGATTAAGAATATGTTGGATCAAAAGAAGAGGATGAAATATTTTCTATCTGTGTGTGCCTCATGTGGCTTTTGCGCTGACAGCTGTTTTTTGTACAGAAACAAAAAGGATCCTAAATATATGCCATCTTATAAGGCTATCAATTCCCTTGGTAGGATGTTCAAGAAGAAGGGTAGGTTGGAGCATGATGATTTAAGAAATATGAAGGAGCTTATTTGGGGAAATTGTGTTCTTTGTGGGCGATGTTACTGCCCGCTTGGAATAGATATTTCAAAGATGATCTCTTGGGCAAGGACAATCTGCCGTACACAGGGTGTATATGAGAGATATGATGTTGATGCCAGAGGGGCAAAAACAGAATAG
- a CDS encoding methylenetetrahydrofolate reductase C-terminal domain-containing protein produces the protein MVIAKLKPLEEIKEMVKECNKILNVGCAGCTAVCLAGGQREVDILNDELRLSFKEDNKRIEIDGYTVERQCEVEFIAELDHLKDKYDAIISMACGAGVQFIAERFQDKPVYPTLNTTFVGVNRDIGWYEEKCRSCGDCQLAYTGGICPVTRCAKSLFNGPCGGTQDGKCEVDKEIPCAWYDIFHRLKEQGRLDNITKIRTPMKWVNQIQGTFVLDAYKERYTK, from the coding sequence ATGGTAATTGCAAAGTTGAAACCTTTAGAAGAGATCAAGGAAATGGTCAAGGAATGTAATAAGATCCTTAATGTGGGATGTGCAGGATGTACAGCAGTATGCCTTGCTGGCGGGCAGAGGGAAGTGGATATTCTGAATGATGAATTGCGCTTATCCTTTAAGGAAGATAATAAAAGGATTGAGATTGATGGATATACAGTTGAACGTCAATGTGAGGTTGAGTTTATTGCAGAGCTTGATCATTTAAAAGATAAATATGATGCCATTATTTCCATGGCCTGCGGAGCTGGTGTTCAGTTTATAGCAGAGCGCTTTCAGGATAAGCCGGTTTATCCTACATTAAACACAACCTTTGTTGGTGTAAATAGGGATATTGGATGGTATGAGGAAAAATGTAGATCCTGTGGCGATTGCCAGTTGGCCTATACCGGTGGAATCTGCCCTGTGACTCGATGCGCAAAAAGCCTTTTTAACGGTCCCTGTGGTGGTACACAAGATGGTAAGTGTGAAGTTGATAAGGAAATCCCATGCGCATGGTACGATATATTTCATCGGTTAAAGGAGCAGGGTAGGTTGGATAATATTACAAAGATTAGAACACCCATGAAATGGGTAAATCAGATACAGGGGACCTTTGTCCTTGATGCTTATAAGGAAAGGTATACAAAATAG
- a CDS encoding addiction module protein, with translation MNSIKKIFSEAESLPIDLKTQLIEKLLNSLNPSKKEIDKLWSKVAETRVGEIKSGKEKPIPGEEVFREIQKHFSK, from the coding sequence ATGAATAGCATAAAAAAAATTTTTTCAGAAGCTGAATCCTTACCAATTGATTTAAAAACTCAACTTATTGAAAAACTACTTAATAGCTTAAATCCTTCCAAAAAAGAAATTGATAAGCTATGGTCCAAGGTTGCTGAGACAAGAGTTGGGGAAATTAAGAGCGGAAAAGAAAAACCTATACCAGGTGAAGAGGTCTTTAGAGAAATTCAAAAGCATTTTTCAAAATGA
- a CDS encoding type II toxin-antitoxin system RelE/ParE family toxin produces MRYSFHSSAKKELIEAVNYYKGCLEGLGLEFTKEVYSTIIRIIQFPEAWSKLSKNTRRCLTNRFPYGIIYQKVEDEIYIIGVMQMNREPYYWKDRL; encoded by the coding sequence ATGAGATATTCTTTTCATTCTTCAGCTAAGAAAGAATTGATCGAGGCTGTAAATTATTATAAAGGATGTTTAGAAGGTCTTGGTTTGGAATTTACGAAAGAAGTATATTCTACCATTATTCGGATCATCCAATTCCCAGAAGCATGGTCAAAGTTATCAAAGAATACAAGAAGATGTCTCACCAACCGTTTCCCATATGGAATCATTTATCAAAAAGTGGAAGATGAAATATACATTATTGGAGTAATGCAGATGAATAGAGAGCCATACTATTGGAAAGATAGATTATAA
- a CDS encoding cytochrome c3 family protein gives MKRFLTIFFIISIVALCISIITAQPEMIILKNSDVFKGKQRSAVEFPHGIHMEGDLGCIDCHHQYQNGKNILDEDELEEGNPKIKCANCHTGNSGSNYNLMEAFHKQCLGCHRSLFKAGKKTGPRLCGECHPKK, from the coding sequence ATGAAAAGATTTTTAACAATATTTTTTATTATCAGTATAGTTGCCTTATGTATATCTATTATCACGGCACAGCCCGAAATGATTATTCTAAAAAATTCTGATGTTTTTAAAGGAAAACAGCGATCAGCGGTTGAATTCCCTCATGGAATACATATGGAGGGCGATCTTGGCTGCATAGATTGTCATCATCAATATCAGAATGGGAAGAATATACTGGATGAGGATGAGCTTGAGGAGGGGAATCCCAAGATAAAGTGTGCTAACTGTCATACTGGAAATTCGGGTAGCAATTATAATCTTATGGAGGCATTTCATAAGCAATGTCTGGGTTGTCATAGGAGTTTATTTAAAGCTGGTAAGAAAACTGGCCCCCGTCTATGTGGGGAATGTCATCCTAAAAAATAG